One genomic region from Yarrowia lipolytica chromosome 1C, complete sequence encodes:
- a CDS encoding uncharacterized protein (Compare to YALI0C18557g, similar to uniprot|P39677 Saccharomyces cerevisiae YJL102w MEF2 translation elongation factor mitochondrial P7.8.f4.1), which produces MFTRTLRALRPLSAVQPLKMASRHYSAKNTTKKIRNIGIIAHIDAGKTTTTERILYLSGTIKHLGNVDEGDTTMDFLPAERERGITIASAATSFNWNNHTVNLIDTPGHADFTFEVIRSIRVLDGAVCILDGVAGVEAQTEKVWKQASEMGIPKIAFVNKMDRAGAGFGRTVKEIVSKLRTRVALLTVPVFSKSSDQVFEGVVDILNGCVITWTTGGDGKQTVVVPVSEASAEVQEEYQKARTALVETLTELDEELVEKFLESEDYMQITTEDIKRALRTATINNDIVPVLCGASFRNIGVQPLMDAVVDFLPSPAERPPTDALIAKSYTGGKKSKVIPERAITLDDSMKNLCCALCFKVVQDPQKGTLVYVRVYKGELKQNSVLYNTTSGTKDRVSRLLKVHADTTSEVTSITEGNIGVILGSQGLATGDTIVCHSIKKDGVMKLPPDNRLIQLKPIAVPPPVFFVRIDPASIGDTRPMNEALELLLREDPSLNVSFDDETNQTTLSGMGELHLEIAQNRLIEDFKANIVIGPIIISYKETLNEPTKSITKTVEPEPGAVSTVRLRLEPITEMDEACENENVIDHEQNTVSFPYELSDADLESVGEGNQRISFERDTKELTPEIMEECFRVGSIPPLVSCGPVCRLPLRSVRVVIEAWHIAQHINNTASLKTATRLAIMEALSTANATLMEPIMNVYVSVNEADIGLVVKDLSGSRNGQIVSIMDPSQLNEGDIHSEEYVAMATNTYVPADYTMYLSKHQDQTRTQQSVVHARVPLREMVGYLKTLRSMTQGRGSFTMEVDQYEAVTPDKIQPIVDSIFA; this is translated from the coding sequence ATGTTTACGAGGACGCTGAGGGCGCTACGGCCTCTGTCAGCCGTGCAGCCGCTGAAGATGGCGAGTCGCCATTACTCGGcaaaaaacacaaccaaGAAGATCAGAAATATCGGAATCATCGCTCATATCGATGCAGGaaaaaccaccaccacggAACGAATCCTGTACCTGTCTGGCACCATCAAGCACCTCGGAAATGTCGATGAGGGAGACACCACGATGGATTTCCTGCCTGCTGAGCGGGAGCGGGGTATCACCATTGCCTCGGCCGCCACCAGTTTCAACTGGAACAACCATACCGTCAATCTGATCGATACTCCGGGGCACGCTGATTTCACCTTTGAGGTGATCCGATCAATTCGTGTGCTGGACGGAGCTGTTTGTATTCTCGACGGAGTGGCTGGAGTTGAGGCACAAACCGAAAAGGTGTGGAAACAGGCCTCGGAGATGGGCATTCCCAAAATTGCATTTGTCAACAAGATGGatcgagctggagctggctTTGGACGTActgtcaaggagattgtgaGCAAGTTGAGAACACGTGTCGCGCTTCTGACCGTTCCCGTGTTTTCCAAGTCGTCAGATCAGGTGTTTGAGGGCGTTGTTGACATTTTGAACGGATGTGTCATCACATGGACTactggaggagacggaAAACAGACTGTGGTTGTTCCTGTTTCCGAAGCGTCCGCCGAGGTGCAGGAAGAGTATCAAAAGGCCCGTACTGCACTGGTTGAAACGCTCACTGAACTCGATGAAGAGCTGGTTGAAAAGTTTCTGGAATCTGAAGATTACATGCAAATCACTACTGAAGACATTAAACGGGCCCTGAGAACCgccaccatcaacaacgacattgTTCCAGTTCTGTGCGGTGCATCTTTTCGAAACATTGGCGTCCAGCCCCTCATGGATGCAGTTGTCGACTTCCTCCCTTCTCCGGCAGAACGTCCTCCTACTGACGCTTTAATTGCCAAGTCGTACACTGGAGGTAAGAAGTCCAAGGTCATTCCGGAACGGGCCATCACTCTCGACGATTCGATGAAGAACCTGTGCTGTGCTCTGTGTTTCAAGGTTGTCCAGGATCCCCAAAAGGGCACACTTGTCTACGTGAGAGTATACAAGGGCGAGTTGAAGCAGAACAGTGTCCTATACAACACTACATCTGGAACCAAGGACCGTGTTTCTCGTCTGCTCAAGGTTCATGCTGATACCACCTCAGAGGTCACGTCTATCACTGAGGGTAACATTGGAGTCATTTTGGGTTCCCAGGGACTCGCTACTGGTGATACCATTGTCTGCCACAgtatcaagaaggacggtGTAATGAAACTTCCCCCGGATAACCGTTTGATTCAGCTCAAGCCCATCGCTGTCCCTCCTCCGGTGTTCTTTGTTCGAATTGACCCTGCGTCCATTGGCGACACTCGACCCATGAATGAGGCTCTTGAACTGCTTCTTCGCGAAGATCCCTCTCTCAACGTTTCGTTTGATGATGAGACCAACCAGACCACACTCTCTGGTATGGGAGAACTTCATCTTGAGATTGCTCAGAACCGACTGATTGAGGACTTCAAGGCCAACATCGTCATCGGTCCTATCATCATTTCTTACAAAGAGACTCTTAATGAACCTACCAAAAGTATCACCAAGACCGTCGAGCCCGAACCTGGAGCTGTCAGCACTGTTCGACTTCGATTGGAGCCCATCACTGAGATGGATGAAGCTTGTGAAAACGAGAATGTGATTGATCATGAACAAAACACAGTTTCTTTCCCTTACGAGCTGTCTGATGCCGACCTTGAGTCcgttggagaaggaaacCAGCGCATCTCGTTTGAACGAGATACAAAGGAACTTACCCCCGAAATCATGGAAGAGTGTTTCCGAGTGGGATCTATTCCCCCTCTTGTGTCCTGCGGCCCTGTTTGCAGACTCCCTCTTCGAAGTGTACGAGTTGTAATCGAAGCCTGGCATATCGCGCAGCATATTAACAATACAGCTTCTCTCAAGACAGCAACCCGTCTGGCTATCATGGAGGCTCTGTCTACTGCCAACGCCACTCTCATGGAGCCTATCATGAACGTCTACGTGTCTGTCAACGAGGCTGACATCGGTCTAGTGGTCAAGGATCTTAGTGGATCACGAAACGGACAAATTGTGAGCATTATGGACCCCTCTCAGTTGAACGAAGGAGATATCCACTCGGAGGAGTACGTTGCAATGGCGACCAACACCTACGTTCCTGCTGATTACACCATGTACCTTTCTAAGCATCAGGATCAGACTCGAACCCAACAGTCGGTGGTGCATGCTCGGGTTCCTCTCCGAGAGATGGTTGGCTACCTAAAGACTCTGCGATCCATGACCCAGGGTCGGGGTAGCTTCACAATGGAGGTGGATCAGTACGAGGCAGTTACTCCCGACAAGATCCAGCCCATTGTCGACAGCATTTTTGCTTAG
- a CDS encoding uncharacterized protein (Compare to YALI0C18491g, similar to uniprot|Q06593 Saccharomyces cerevisiae YPR194C) — translation MRKVRVKRHNLHLPEEHNGRVPFPGRAHGLAGHIHIDRGAGGSDSIPLLEEQDESLAGPSHDPIDDSFSISAEDPYNSYHSTPSDFLNNYNDYPDEPGIPLLPMEKDHTHEKGHSDEHVIIDTAEVLEDTCFYVAYKLGIATVDDEPFPESVSYIALKVDEMGDEEALAILKRHVEYHKDDRNIPESSMLLWRSLIRHSEEYAQGNISESGEANPSLSAKKNTESTVDRVATRATYEDGSADLDPANMSPNELSLAIRYHAAIFHYWSPYIEVRSVTDPFDDPNLPVETIRAYLAGIIWLIVGAGVNQFFSVRMPAISISTMVCQLLLYPTGKALEYILPDKGFTFRGTRHSLNPGPWNNKEQMLATMFISVAIGGTYITSYNLFVQILPMYYGVDYARQFGYTLTLTLASQFMGFGFAGLLRKFVVYPTKAMWPTLMPTLALNRALLVKQKREKVHSWTISPYKFFFVVVACAFVYFWFPSYIFQALSTFNWITWIAPDNLNINIVTGAQGMGVNPWPTFDTNNMFALFDPLVLPQFTVLNTYAGMILGASVILGLYYTNTKGTAHLPINSNRIFDNTGKSYNVSRVLTDGTFDDTKYRTYSPPFYTAANLMVYSSFFAIYTLGFVYIGLSEWFTMVESFRDVKQAFIDIFMTTKFYIMRITNRKATRHDMDSSQFTNRQDEPFSRMIAAYPEVQNWVFIGLLVVSFVLAVIAIRVWPTDTPIWGLFFCLGINLVFLIPLTLILAYTGFGFGLNVLVQLIVGYALPGHPQAMMILKAIGYQVDGQAQNFITDQKVSYYTHMPPRALMRSQLIGTLVGAFVCLGVLYYQLEIEGICTPEQATTTKFTCVSQNTFFSASVIWGALGPAKMFQIYPAMKYMFLLGAVVGLIFWAVQYPLPTFLAKKFPQHRERILSLQSTLKLFNPVIFVGGVLNFAPYNLSYATGGLYVSLLFSWIKRRYSAWWRKYTYVLDAGLITGIAFSAIIIFFAVQYKGVELEWWGNTVSYDNLDFKGAILKPLAAGETFGPSPENFP, via the coding sequence ATGCGAAAAGTAAGGGTCAAGAGGCATAATCTGCATTTGCCGGAGGAGCACAATGGCAGAGTGCCATTCCCTGGACGCGCCCATGGCTTAGCAGGCCATATACATATAGACCGGGGTGCCGGAGGATCAGACTCCATACCGCTTCTGGAAGAACAAGACGAGTCTCTGGCTGGACCTTCCCACGATCCCATAGACGACTCTTTTTCTATAAGCGCAGAGGACCCGTACAACAGCTACCACAGCACTCCGTCTGACTTCCTCAATAACTACAACGACTACCCCGACGAGCCCGGCATCCCACTACTACCAATGGAGAAAGACCACACCCACGAAAAGGGCCACTCGGATGAGCACGTCATCATCGACACCGCCGAGGTGCTCGAAGACACGTGCTTCTACGTGGCTTACAAGCTCGGCATTGCCACCGTTGACGACGAACCCTTCCCGGAGTCCGTTTCCTACATTGCCCTCAAGGTTGACGAGATGGGCGATGAAGAGGCGCTAGCCATCCTCAAACGCCACGTGGAGTACCACAAGGACGACCGAAACATCCCCGAGTCGTCCATGCTGCTCTGGCGGTCGCTGATCCGCCATTCTGAAGAGTATGCCCAAGGAAACATCTCcgagtctggagaagctAATCCCTCTCTTtcggccaagaagaacactGAGTCCACAGTCGACAGAGTGGCCACCCGAGCGACCTACGAAGACGGATCTGCCGATCTCGACCCCGCTAACATGTCTCCCAACGAACTGAGCCTGGCTATTCGATACCATGCTGCCATTTTCCACTACTGGTCTCCCTACATCGAGGTACGATCAGTCACAGACCCCTTTGACGACCCCAACCTGCCTGTGGAGACCATCCGAGCGTACCTGGCTGGAATTATCTGGCTCATTGTTGGTGCTGGAGTCAACCAGTTTTTCTCTGTGCGAATGCCTGCCATTTCCATCTCTACCATGGTCtgccagctgctgctctaCCCCACTGGCAAGGCACTGGAGTATATTCTGCCCGATAAGGGCTTCACATTCCGTGGTACCCGACACTCGCTCAACCCTGGGCCCTGGAACAACAAAGAACAGATGCTGGCCACCATGTTCATCTCCGTCGCCATCGGAGGCACCTACATCACCTCCTACAACCTGTTTGTGCAGATTCTGCCCATGTACTACGGAGTCGACTACGCCCGACAGTTTGGTTACACTCTGACCCTGACTCTTGCGTCGCAGTTTATGGGTTTTGGTTTTGCGGGTCTGCTCCGAAAGTTTGTCGTCTACCCTACCAAGGCCATGTGGCCAACTCTGATGCCcactctggctctcaacCGAGCCCTGCTGGTCAAGCAGAAGCGAGAGAAGGTGCACTCCTGGACCATTTCGCCCtacaagttcttctttgttgttgtcgcATGCGCGTTTGTCTACTTCTGGTTCCCCAGCTATATTTTCCAGGCTCTGTCAACCTTCAACTGGATCACCTGGATTGCTCCTGACAAcctcaacatcaacatcgTCACTGGTGCTCAGGGTATGGGTGTCAACCCCTGGCCTACCTTTGATACCAACAACATGTTTGCGCTGTTTGATCCTTTGGTTCTGCCACAGTTCACCGTTCTTAACACATACGCTGGAATGATCCTTGGTGCCTCTGTTATCCTCGGACTCTACTACACTAACACCAAGGGCACTGCTCACCTGcccatcaactccaaccgAATCTTTGACAACACTGGAAAGTCATACAATGTTTCTCGAGTGCTTACTGATGGAACCTTTGATGACACCAAGTACCGAACCTACTCGCCCCCCTTCTACACTGCTGCTAACCTCATGGTATACTCCAGTTTCTTCGCCATTTACACTCTTGGTTTTGTCTACATTGGCCTATCCGAGTGGTTTACCATGGTCGAGTCTTTCCGAGATGTGAAGCAGGCCTTCATCGACATCTTCATGACCACGAAGTTCTACATCATGCGAATAACCAACCGCAAGGCCACCCGACACGATATGGACAGTTCCCAGTTCACCAACCGACAGGACGAGCCCTTCTCACGAATGATTGCTGCCTACCCCGAGGTCCAGAACTGGGTCTTTATTGGTCTCCTGGTGGTATCTTTTGTCCTGGCGGTCATTGCCATTCGAGTGTGGCCCACAGACACTCCCATCTGGggtctcttcttctgcctGGGTATCAACCTCGTCTTCCTGATTCCCTTGACTCTCATTCTTGCATACACTGGATTCGGATTCGGTCTCAACGTGCTCGTCCAGCTCATTGTTGGTTACGCTCTCCCAGGTCATCCTCAGGCCATGATGATCCTTAAGGCCATTGGCTACCAGGTTGATGGACAGGCCCAAAACTTCATCACCGACCAAAAGGTGTCTTACTACACTCACATGCCCCCACGAGCTTTGATGCGATCTCAACTCATTGGTACTCTGGTTGGAGCATTTGTTTGTCTCGGTGTGCTCTACTACCAGCTTGAGATTGAAGGTATCTGCACTCCCGAGCAGGCCACCACAACCAAGTTCACCTGTGTGTCTCAGaacaccttcttctcggcctctGTCATCTGGGGAGCTCTCGGTCCAGCCAAGATGTTCCAGATCTACCCTGCCATGAAGTACATGTTTCTGCTTGGTGCCGTCGTTGGTCTCATCTTCTGGGCCGTGCAGTACCCTCTGCCCACTtttctggccaagaagttCCCCCAGCACCGAGAGCGAATTCTGTCTTTGCAGTCTACCCTGAAATTGTTCAACCCCGTCATCTTTGTTGGCGGTGTTCTCAACTTTGCTCCTTACAACCTGTCCTATGCTACTGGCGGTCTGTACGTCTCCTTGCTCTTTTCCTGGATCAAGCGACGATATTCTGCCTGGTGGCGTAAGTACACCTACGTTCTTGATGCTGGTCTCATCACCGGAATTGCATTCTCGgccatcatcatcttctttgCAGTCCAATACAAGGGAGTGGAGCTCGAGTGGTGGGGAAACACTGTGTCTTACGACAACCTGGACTTTAAGGGTGCCATTCTGAAACCCCTGGCCGCTGGAGAGACCTTTGGTCCTTCGCCTGAGAACTTCCCTTAG
- a CDS encoding uncharacterized protein (Compare to YALI0C18469g, similar to uniprot|P53197 Saccharomyces cerevisiae YGL003c CDH1 substrate-specific activator of APC-dependent proteolysis P29.1.f2.5) — protein sequence MRKLHKDLEDEFPVLPSSPKPNLDPSKRSRSPNRRDLPGGGGSRSPVRSPIRSPVRSPARSPERQSSQPVATPVTTPTRSTPRPRATLDAHSPSRTLGSPSRGGPSHASPSSSPRRKTYTDRYIPSRTGVNLQAAFSLLHNDPVPSASSRPQEIEQQKQQEANQTFSQLLKAELFGDDVPNVIPSPISDRNQSAQTGNTAQQHNSNDDTGSSENEPIGFHGNNQNTNSEIFPQRTPFDLNSLPSGNNTPPRNSSSRSVPTTPTRNLFSYRSNIERLTSGGSGRKAALDSLYSLSPVRPESQQLLLSPRKSPRPVAKIPYKVLDAPELADDFYLNLLDWGSNNVLGVGLNSCVYLWQARTGGVSKLLDLSQEGDKVTSLQWITRGNHLAVGTERGLVQIWDAEHNKKVRTMSGHQLRVGCLAWKDHILSSGSRDRCIAHRDVRVADHYVEKFYAHRQEVCGLKWSFDDNQLASGGNDNKLVVWDGITDKPIYRYSDHEAAVKAIAWSPHQRGLLASGGGTADKRIRFWNTTTGALLNEIDTGSQVCNLMWSKNSNEVVSTHGYSQNQIIIWKYPSMQQVAQLKGHTYRVLYLSMNPDGRTIVTGAGDETLRFWNAFNKNPTDDQGSSGVLDMYQHLR from the coding sequence ATGAGAAAGTTACACAAAGACTTGGAAGACGAGTTTCCAGTCTTGCCGTCGTCTCCAAAACCGAATCTCGACCCCTCGAAAAGATCACGGTCGCCCAATCGTCGAGACCTgcctggaggaggaggtagCAGATCACCCGTGAGAAGTCCCATCAGAAGCCCCGTAAGAAGTCCCGCACGGTCTCCGGAGCGTCAGAGCTCGCAACCAGTCGCAACACCAGTCACTACGCCGACCAGATCCACCCCGCGACCCCGTGCAACTCTTGATGCGCATTCGCCCTCAAGAACCCTCGGCTCACCTTCTCGGGGAGGCCCCAGCCATGCATCTCCGTCATCTTCGCCACGCAGAAAGACGTACACAGACCGGTACATCCCCAGTCGGACCGGTGTGAATCTGCAGGCAGCCTTCTCGCTTCTTCACAATGATCCAGTGCCTTCAGCTTCTTCGCGACCCCAGGAAATCGagcaacagaaacaacaggAGGCAAACCAAACATTTTCGCAGCTCTTAAAGGCTGAGCTGTTTGGTGACGACGTCCCCAATGTCATTCCATCACCAATTAGTGACAGAAACCAATCGGCACAGACAGGAAACACAGCTCAACAACACAACTCTAACGACGACACAGGCAGTTCGGAAAACGAACCCATTGGATTCCATGGCAACAATCAGAATACAAACAGCGAGATATTCCCCCAACGAACTCCCTTTGATCTCAACTCCCTACCCTCGGGAAACAATACGCCTCCCAGAAACTCATCTAGCCGCTCAGTACCAACCACACCAACTAGAAATTTATTTTCATACCGATCCAACATCGAACGACTCACCAGCGGTGGAAGTGGCAGAAAAGCAGCATTGGATAGTCTTTACTCCCTGTCTCCAGTACGCCCAGAGTCGCAACAACTTCTTCTCTCACCCAGAAAAAGCCCTCGACCAGTGGCAAAGATTCCATACAAGGTCCTGGACGCCCCTGAGCTCGCAGACGACTTTTATCTTAATCTGCTTGACTGGGGGTCCAACAATGTTCTTGGTGTGGGCTTGAATTCTTGTGTGTACCTTTGGCAAGCTCGAACCGGAGGAGTTTCTAAACTTTTGGACTTGTCTCAGGAAGGAGACAAGGTGACCTCTCTTCAATGGATCACGCGTGGAAACCACCTGGCTGTGGGTACAGAGAGAGGTTTGGTGCAGATTTGGGACGCTGAACACAATAAAAAGGTGCGAACCATGAGCGGCCATCAGTTGCGGGTCGGCTGTCTGGCCTGGAAGGATCATATTCTGTCTTCGGGCAGTAGAGACAGATGCATTGCCCACAGAGATGTGCGCGTGGCTGACCATTACGTGGAGAAGTTTTATGCGCATCGTCAGGAGGTGTGTGGACTCAAATGGTCATTTGATGATAACCAGCTGGCATCGGGCGGTAACGACAACAAACTGGTGGTGTGGGACGGTATCACAGACAAGCCTATTTACCGGTACTCGGACCATGAGGCTGCTGTCAAGGCCATTGCATGGTCTCCTCATCAACGGGGACTGCTggcttctggaggaggtaCAGCCGACAAGCGAATCCGGTTTTggaacaccaccaccgGTGCGCTACTCAATGAAATCGACACGGGCTCGCAGGTGTGCAATCTCATGTGGAGTAAGAACTCCAACGAGGTGGTGTCGACTCATGGATACAGCCAGAACCAGATTATCATTTGGAAGTACCCCTCAATGCAGCAGGTGGCGCAGCTCAAGGGCCACACGTATCGGGTCTTGTACCTGAGTATGAATCCCGATGGTCGTACCATTGTCACTGGGGCTGGCGATGAGACTCTGCGGTTCTGGAATGCTTTTAACAAAAACCCTACCGACGACCAAGGTAGCAGCGGCGTTCTGGACATGTATCAGCATTTGCGATAG
- a CDS encoding uncharacterized protein (Compare to YALI0C18513g, similar to uniprot|P38523 Saccharomyces cerevisiae YOR232w MGE1 heat shock protein - chaperone, similar to Saccharomyces cerevisiae MGE1 (YOR232W); ancestral locus Anc_8.653): MISRIARVQRSAAVRSTVRSAMRPATVAPMASFNLRSRFYSDKAETKAEDPEAAAEAAGPAANAADASASGASAAETKTAPTAEEYEALLAKFEKKDKECAQFKEHYQRAITDFRHLQETTKREIKKAHDFALAKFAKDLLDSVDNFDRALGVVPDEIKNDRENNKEIMNFYDGIKMTQDIFEKTLGKHGMKKLEPVGEVFDPNMHEAVFEAPQPDKEAGTVFFVQQTGFTLNDRILRAAKVGVVKGE, from the coding sequence atgATCTCTCGAATTGCCCGTGTCCAGCGGTCGGCCGCCGTCCGATCCACCGTCCGATCCGCCATGCGACCCGCCACCGTGGCCCCCATGGCCTCCTTCAACCTCCGATCCCGATTTTACTCCGACAAGGCTGAAACCAAGGCTGAGGACCCTGAGGCCgctgctgaggctgctggTCCCGCGGCCAACGCCGCCGACGCCTCCGCTTCTGGTGCGTCCGCTGccgagaccaagaccgCCCCCACCGCCGAGGAGTACGAGGctctgctggccaagttcgagaagaaggacaaggagtGCGCCCAGTTCAAGGAGCACTACCAGCGAGCCATCACCGACTTCCGACACCTGCAGGAGACCACCAAGCGAGAAATCAAGAAGGCACACGACTTTGCCCTGGCCAAGTTCGCCAAAGACCTGCTGGACTCGGTCGACAACTTTGATCGAGCCCTGGGCGTTGTCCccgacgagatcaagaacgACCGAGagaacaacaaggagatcaTGAACTTCTACGACGGCATCAAGATGACCCAGGATATCTTCGAGAAGACTCTGGGTAAGCACGGCATGAAGAAGCTCGAGCCCGTCGGCGAGGTCTTCGACCCCAACATGCATGAGGCCGTCTTCGAGGCCCCCCAGCccgacaaggaggccgGCACCGTCTTCTTTGTCCAGCAGACCGGCTTCACTCTTAACGACCGAATTCTGCGAGCCGCCAAGGTCGGAGTTGTTAAGGGCGAGTAA
- a CDS encoding uncharacterized protein (Compare to YALI0C18535g, similar to uniprot|P08425 Saccharomyces cerevisiae YPR047w MSF1 phenylalanine--tRNA ligase alpha chain mitochondrial, similar to Saccharomyces cerevisiae MSF1 (YPR047W); ancestral locus Anc_3.328), which translates to MSRRLLTSFRGAIRHQSTLVDGKKHAVDEWTNITPTISSLIGRNLHLQDSHPVGIIRSIIEKRFEGMGYTAYNNFHPVVSKHENFDQLGFPEDHPGRAKTDTYYINHDTLLRTHTSAHEVHCFQHTKTPGFFVTADVYRRDTIDRTHYPAFHQMEGARTWKREDYPSEEALIEKLRADVAAIPATNLIVEDVDQVSHPENPKSPYMSDTETELVAAHLKKSIELLVGDIFERAKVAAKVAGSTDPDLEKPLKVRWVETTFPWTTPSWEIEVWWKGDWLECCGCGLVRDHVYSASGLDKHTHFGWAFGLGLERLAMILFGIPDIRLFWSLDQRFLSQFKPNEITAFKSWSKYPGTDRDVAFWLPEGAALDSIHENDIMELIRATAGDLVENVALTDTFTNPKTGLTSQCYRINFQSMERNLENQEINQMLDAFKEMLVDRYGVKLR; encoded by the coding sequence ATGTCACGACGTCTGTTGACCTCTTTTCGGGGCGCTATTCGACACCAATCGACTCTGGTGGACGGCAAGAAGCATGCTGTTGACGAATGGACCAACATCACACCGACCATCTCGTCTCTGATTGGTCGAAACCTGCACCTTCAGGACTCCCATCCTGTTGGAATCATCCGATCTATCATTGAGAAGCGATTCGAGGGTATGGGCTACACTGCCTACAACAACTTTCATCCAGTCGTCAGCAAACACGAGAACTTTGACCAGCTCGGATTCCCCGAGGACCATCCGGGACGAGCCAAGACTGACACCTACTATATCAACCACGACACCCTTCTTCGAACTCACACTAGTGCCCATGAGGTCCACTGTTTCCAGCACACCAAGACGCCCGGTTTCTTCGTCACTGCCGACGTTTACCGTCGAGACACCATTGACCGAACTCATTACCCTGCGTTCCATCAGATGGAGGGAGCTCGAACCTGGAAGCGAGAAGACTACCCCTCCGAGGAGGCTctgattgagaagctccGAGCTGACGTGGCCGCAATCCCCGCTACCAACCTCATTGTCGAGGACGTCGACCAGGTTTCGCACCCCGAGAACCCCAAGTCCCCCTACATGTCTGATACCGAAACCGAGCTTGTCGCTGCCCATCTCAAGAAGTCCATtgagctgcttgttggAGATATTTTCGAGCGTGCCAAGGTAGCTGCTAAGGTTGCTGGGTCTACTGATCCCGATCTCGAGAAGCCCCTCAAGGTTCGATGGGTCGAGACTACTTTCCCCTGGACCACTCCTTCATGGGAGATTGAGGTGTGGTGGAAGGGTGACTGGCTCGAGTGCTGCGGATGTGGTCTTGTTCGTGATCACGTGTACTCGGCCTCAGGTCTTGACAAGCACACCCATTTCGGCTGGGCctttggtcttggtctggAGCGCCTGGCCATGATTCTGTTCGGTATCCCCGATATTCGACTCTTCTGGTCTCTTGACCAGCGATTCCTGTCGCAGTTCAAGCCTAACGAGATCACCGCTTTCAAATCCTGGTCCAAGTACCCCGGCACCGACCGAGATGTGGCCTTCTGGCTGCCCGAGGGCGCTGCTCTGGACTCCATCCACGAGAACGACATCATGGAGCTAATCCGAGCCACCGCCGGCGATCTGGTCGAGAACGTGGCTCTCACCGATACCttcaccaaccccaagacCGGTCTGACCTCGCAGTGCTACCGAATCAATTTCCAGTCCATGGAGCGAAATCTCGAGAACCAGGAAATCAACCAGATGCTCGACGCTTTCAAGGAGATGCTTGTTGACCGATACGGCGTTAAGCTGAGATAG